In Streptomyces sp. NBC_01439, the following are encoded in one genomic region:
- a CDS encoding HNH endonuclease, with the protein MRKGHPLNSARRRQRKEQLARRDGQRCAYCARPFASLREATLDHVVPVSVLRTWSAGHLVLACPPCNHAKADRFPLLIALLLIGAVDGVDAPAVHPGVHPASTLAQSTPSDGESPLVESGGSRVDRVDVHRSTEVFTLGVLRVLARLALARQSADRTAVESGGRSGVHQRVHRVHEDHRKAVHPRSRADRSTRTRLCSDPHGPAHTPRKESA; encoded by the coding sequence ATGAGGAAAGGGCATCCGCTCAACTCCGCACGCCGACGGCAACGCAAGGAACAGCTGGCCCGCCGCGACGGGCAGCGGTGCGCCTACTGCGCGCGCCCGTTCGCCTCGCTGCGGGAGGCGACGCTTGATCACGTCGTGCCGGTGTCGGTGCTACGGACGTGGTCGGCCGGCCACCTCGTGCTGGCCTGCCCGCCGTGCAATCACGCCAAGGCCGACCGCTTCCCCCTGCTGATCGCGCTGCTGCTGATCGGGGCGGTGGACGGGGTGGACGCCCCGGCCGTCCACCCCGGCGTCCACCCGGCTTCCACCCTCGCCCAGTCGACCCCATCGGATGGGGAGAGTCCGCTGGTCGAGTCGGGTGGAAGTCGGGTGGATCGGGTCGATGTTCACCGCTCGACCGAGGTGTTCACGCTGGGCGTTTTGCGGGTCCTGGCGCGGCTGGCTCTGGCCCGGCAGTCGGCCGACCGGACGGCCGTCGAGTCGGGTGGACGGTCGGGTGTTCACCAGCGCGTTCACCGCGTTCACGAGGACCACCGCAAGGCCGTCCACCCCAGGTCACGAGCCGATCGATCGACCCGCACCCGACTGTGCTCCGACCCCCACGGCCCCGCCCACACCCCGCGAAAGGAGTCTGCGTGA
- a CDS encoding GntR family transcriptional regulator encodes MPDQADNRAPYAQIAAHYTELIASGQLQPGELLPSIKNLAQEWSVSSATAEKALRKLRSDGLVRGIHGIGTEVLDRPAPMSSGSQRQDRGRHSGSSWGAGERSDSHEASVVSAPADVAQALDIKPGSEVIRRRRVYRDRHGIVAHSTSWIPAQFGKAIPQLAMSERLTGGTSLQLIAQITGKPITHRIDTVAARLLTSEDAELLELDSAKPPREPVVVMMAKFVNSAGDVVEYGVDLGSPGRTWQTESEVTQ; translated from the coding sequence ATGCCGGACCAGGCCGACAACCGGGCGCCGTACGCGCAGATCGCCGCCCACTACACGGAGCTGATCGCATCGGGGCAGCTCCAGCCGGGCGAACTGCTGCCGAGTATCAAGAACCTCGCGCAGGAGTGGAGCGTCAGCTCGGCGACCGCCGAGAAGGCGCTGAGGAAGCTGCGCAGCGACGGGCTCGTCAGGGGCATCCACGGAATCGGCACCGAGGTCTTGGACCGTCCCGCGCCGATGTCCTCAGGCTCTCAGCGCCAGGACCGGGGACGCCACAGCGGGTCGAGCTGGGGGGCCGGAGAACGGTCCGACTCCCACGAAGCATCGGTGGTGTCGGCGCCGGCGGACGTCGCTCAGGCGCTGGACATCAAGCCCGGCTCGGAGGTGATCCGGCGGCGCCGTGTCTATCGCGACCGGCACGGCATCGTCGCCCACTCGACGTCATGGATCCCTGCTCAGTTCGGGAAGGCGATTCCGCAGCTTGCGATGAGCGAGCGGCTGACCGGCGGAACGTCGCTCCAGCTCATCGCGCAGATCACCGGCAAGCCGATCACCCACCGAATTGACACCGTTGCGGCGCGGCTGCTGACGTCGGAGGACGCGGAACTCCTGGAGCTGGACAGCGCCAAGCCCCCGCGTGAGCCGGTAGTCGTGATGATGGCCAAGTTCGTCAACAGCGCGGGCGACGTCGTGGAGTACGGAGTCGACCTCGGCAGCCCGGGACGGACCTGGCAGACGGAATCGGAAGTTACCCAGTGA
- a CDS encoding helix-turn-helix domain-containing protein, with product MPANSPDNDPRAILRAGLPDRYLTPEDLASMLVVPIETIYGWRKKRTGPPGFRVGRHIRYDPAAVHAWIREQATRDAA from the coding sequence ATGCCCGCCAACAGCCCGGACAACGACCCCCGCGCGATCCTCCGCGCCGGACTCCCCGACCGGTACCTGACCCCCGAAGACCTCGCCTCCATGCTCGTCGTCCCCATCGAGACCATCTACGGCTGGCGCAAGAAGCGCACCGGCCCGCCCGGATTCCGCGTCGGCCGGCACATCCGCTACGACCCCGCCGCCGTCCACGCCTGGATCCGCGAACAGGCCACCCGCGACGCCGCCTGA
- a CDS encoding sigma-70 family RNA polymerase sigma factor: protein MENGEIIPLTAEQSDRLAVLFDAYGDRLVRFAYSRLCGTRMGNGEAWALAEDVVQSMWVRVARSGATDVLGHPEWSETEIRKVLFVRVKREIAEHFALMRSSETVVDWTEPATCNTLCPLLPNQCAWVDLPDYLARMVAALPEREREALLLKLDGMPHTAMGERLGCSASTADRLAKTAILLLQIDNPELSCSPVDMESLPEWEQRALAARSAAQREVLLRLDDVARGALLLSPEVPTRDIAKRLGVSRERVMGATVCAPVLRALGAADMERAA from the coding sequence TTGGAGAACGGCGAGATCATTCCGCTGACGGCCGAGCAGTCCGACCGGCTGGCCGTGTTGTTCGATGCCTACGGGGACCGCTTGGTGCGGTTCGCCTACTCCCGGCTGTGCGGTACCCGGATGGGGAACGGCGAGGCATGGGCACTGGCAGAGGACGTCGTTCAGTCCATGTGGGTGCGGGTGGCCCGCAGCGGAGCGACGGATGTGCTGGGGCACCCGGAGTGGTCCGAGACGGAGATCCGCAAGGTCCTGTTCGTCCGGGTGAAGCGCGAGATTGCGGAGCACTTCGCGCTGATGCGGTCCTCGGAGACGGTGGTGGACTGGACGGAGCCCGCCACGTGCAACACGCTGTGCCCGCTGCTGCCCAACCAGTGTGCCTGGGTTGACCTGCCGGATTACCTGGCCAGGATGGTGGCCGCGCTTCCGGAGCGAGAGCGGGAAGCGCTGCTGCTGAAGCTGGACGGCATGCCCCACACGGCGATGGGCGAGCGTCTGGGGTGCAGCGCGTCCACCGCTGACCGGCTCGCGAAAACGGCGATCCTGCTGCTTCAGATCGACAACCCCGAGCTGTCCTGCTCCCCGGTGGACATGGAGTCACTGCCGGAGTGGGAGCAGCGCGCGCTGGCGGCACGAAGCGCGGCGCAGCGGGAGGTTCTCCTGCGACTGGACGACGTGGCCCGGGGTGCGCTGCTCCTGAGCCCGGAGGTGCCCACGCGGGACATCGCCAAGAGGCTGGGGGTCAGCCGGGAGCGGGTCATGGGAGCGACCGTGTGCGCCCCCGTGCTGCGCGCTCTGGGTGCCGCGGACATGGAGCGGGCGGCATGA
- a CDS encoding MDR family MFS transporter codes for MSAARLAQVVRESVSGLPRAFWWLWASTLVNRLGSFVVTFMALYLTLDRGYSASFAGLVVALHGLGGVVSSLVAGVMTDRLGRRPTLLAAQASTAFSVALLGFMEHPAAIAAVALLVGMTSNASRPAVAAMMADIVRPEDRVRAFALNYWALNLGFAVSATTAGLIAEYSYLAGFLGEAALTLVCAVLVFVKLPESRPDRPARPKDASAAGEEPAISLGTVLRDGRFMGVVGLSFLISLIFTQGSVGLPVAMGSAGFSPRDFGLVLAVNGLLIVLLQIPVTAFIERRDPQKLLVISALLAGYGFALTAFAGPLWTYALTVCVWTLAEIVNSPTQMGLVVRLSPVHGRGRYQGVYNLSWAVAALVAPLMAGFLIDRFGSDWLWGATAVLGTVAAAGYWLLMRGLSEGDRGTTPAAAADGATAPTDEALPAAPAAPAPATDTVPAS; via the coding sequence ATGTCCGCTGCCCGTTTGGCACAGGTTGTCCGGGAGAGCGTGTCCGGGCTTCCCCGGGCGTTCTGGTGGCTCTGGGCGAGCACCCTGGTGAACCGGCTCGGGTCCTTCGTCGTCACCTTCATGGCCCTGTACCTCACCCTGGACCGCGGCTATTCGGCCTCCTTCGCGGGACTCGTGGTCGCCCTCCACGGACTCGGCGGTGTCGTCTCCTCGCTCGTCGCGGGCGTGATGACCGACCGGCTCGGGCGCCGGCCCACGCTGCTGGCGGCCCAGGCCTCGACCGCCTTCTCGGTGGCGCTGCTCGGTTTCATGGAGCACCCGGCGGCGATCGCGGCCGTGGCCCTGCTGGTCGGCATGACCTCGAACGCCTCCCGCCCGGCGGTCGCGGCGATGATGGCGGACATCGTCCGCCCCGAGGACCGCGTACGGGCCTTCGCGCTCAACTACTGGGCCCTCAACCTCGGCTTCGCCGTCAGTGCCACGACCGCCGGGTTGATCGCGGAGTACAGCTACCTCGCCGGCTTCCTCGGCGAGGCCGCCCTGACGCTGGTCTGCGCGGTGCTGGTCTTCGTCAAGCTGCCCGAGTCGCGGCCGGACCGGCCCGCCCGGCCGAAGGACGCGTCGGCCGCCGGCGAGGAGCCCGCGATCAGTCTCGGGACCGTGCTGCGGGACGGGCGGTTCATGGGCGTCGTCGGGCTGTCGTTCCTGATCTCACTGATCTTCACGCAGGGCTCGGTGGGTCTGCCGGTCGCAATGGGTTCCGCGGGCTTCTCGCCCAGGGACTTCGGGCTGGTCCTCGCCGTGAACGGGCTGCTGATCGTGCTACTGCAGATCCCGGTCACGGCGTTCATCGAGCGGCGCGACCCGCAGAAGCTGCTGGTGATCTCGGCGCTGCTGGCCGGGTACGGGTTCGCGCTGACGGCCTTCGCCGGGCCGCTGTGGACGTACGCGCTGACGGTGTGCGTGTGGACGCTGGCCGAGATCGTGAACTCGCCGACCCAGATGGGCCTGGTCGTACGGCTCTCTCCGGTCCACGGGCGCGGCCGCTACCAGGGCGTCTACAACCTGTCCTGGGCGGTGGCCGCGCTGGTCGCGCCGCTGATGGCGGGTTTCCTGATCGACCGGTTCGGGTCCGACTGGCTGTGGGGGGCCACCGCCGTCCTCGGCACGGTCGCCGCGGCCGGCTACTGGCTGCTGATGCGGGGCCTCTCCGAGGGCGACAGGGGGACGACCCCGGCGGCAGCGGCCGACGGCGCCACCGCCCCGACGGACGAAGCGCTCCCCGCGGCCCCCGCGGCCCCCGCGCCGGCCACGGACACCGTCCCGGCAAGCTGA
- a CDS encoding ATP-binding protein: MNTTVNTVNGHAKTTDPQPPTVPRKANRSTPTDRGAGEGKKPSAASRLVALAREGYTFVTSTDGRPYAVAIDGPNIALPLRGRAGLRQRLARKYADTYDGDVASQSALADAMMVLEGVAEKDDPAPVDLRVGGGPNGIVVDLGSADGRAVTVSAGGWHIVDRSPILFRRSGAMAPMPAPVLDGDGLAKLHALLNMDAPTFHQLVGWLIAAWIPYIPHPVITFKGEQGTGKSKTAQMVVNLIDPSPASKRSQPRDVKAWSAQAFNSWALCLDNISTIPPWLSDTLCKAVTGDGIVDRALYTDDDVVVLSFRRVLAMTTIDAGALAGDLAERLLMLDLQLIEEDQRRTEEELDTAFEAVRPAVLGALFDLLAAVLAVLPGIKLDSMPRMADFARVLAAVDQVQEWHTLDSYLATSANVAGDALEGDPFGTAVATLVEECGTWSGTAAQLLEQLPLPGGFRPQGWPKDATRASGRIKRLAPLLRSIGVAVDDTQRSQDRHRHRLLVLSRIDPTPPAASTRPQDPLWPEVASLGQGRTTPEQH, encoded by the coding sequence GTGAACACCACGGTGAACACCGTGAACGGCCACGCCAAGACCACCGATCCCCAGCCCCCGACCGTCCCGCGAAAGGCCAACCGATCGACCCCGACCGACCGGGGAGCCGGGGAGGGGAAGAAGCCTTCGGCAGCGTCCAGGCTCGTCGCTCTGGCTCGGGAGGGGTATACGTTCGTCACCTCGACCGACGGCCGCCCGTACGCGGTCGCGATCGACGGGCCGAACATCGCCCTCCCCCTGCGCGGCCGGGCCGGACTGCGTCAGCGTCTCGCCCGCAAGTACGCCGACACCTACGACGGCGACGTGGCCTCACAGTCCGCGCTGGCGGACGCCATGATGGTCCTGGAGGGAGTCGCCGAGAAGGACGACCCCGCGCCGGTGGACTTGCGGGTGGGAGGCGGCCCGAACGGCATCGTCGTGGACCTGGGCAGCGCGGACGGCCGGGCGGTGACCGTGTCGGCCGGCGGCTGGCACATCGTGGACCGCTCCCCGATCCTGTTCCGCCGATCCGGCGCCATGGCGCCCATGCCCGCCCCGGTCCTGGACGGCGACGGCCTGGCCAAGCTCCACGCCCTGCTGAACATGGACGCACCCACCTTCCACCAGCTCGTCGGCTGGCTCATCGCCGCGTGGATCCCCTACATCCCGCACCCGGTGATCACCTTCAAGGGCGAGCAGGGCACGGGGAAGTCGAAGACGGCGCAGATGGTCGTCAACCTCATCGACCCTTCCCCCGCCAGCAAGCGGAGCCAGCCCCGGGACGTCAAGGCGTGGTCGGCTCAGGCCTTCAACTCCTGGGCCCTGTGCCTGGACAACATCAGCACCATCCCACCCTGGCTCTCCGACACCCTGTGCAAGGCCGTCACCGGCGACGGGATCGTGGACCGCGCGCTCTACACCGACGACGACGTGGTCGTGCTCTCCTTCCGGCGAGTCCTCGCCATGACCACCATCGACGCCGGAGCCCTGGCCGGGGACCTCGCAGAGCGGCTCCTCATGCTCGACTTGCAGCTCATCGAAGAAGACCAACGCCGCACCGAAGAGGAACTCGACACCGCCTTCGAGGCAGTCCGACCCGCCGTCTTGGGCGCCCTGTTCGACCTCCTGGCGGCCGTCCTCGCCGTCCTGCCCGGAATCAAGTTGGACTCCATGCCCCGCATGGCCGACTTCGCCCGGGTCCTCGCGGCCGTCGACCAGGTCCAGGAGTGGCACACCCTGGATTCCTACCTCGCCACATCCGCGAACGTCGCCGGGGACGCGCTCGAAGGCGACCCCTTCGGCACAGCCGTGGCCACCCTCGTGGAGGAGTGCGGGACCTGGAGCGGCACCGCCGCCCAACTCCTGGAACAGCTCCCGCTCCCCGGAGGGTTCCGGCCGCAGGGCTGGCCCAAGGACGCCACCCGGGCAAGCGGGCGCATCAAACGGCTCGCCCCGCTCCTGCGGTCGATCGGGGTGGCCGTGGACGACACGCAACGTAGCCAGGACCGGCACCGCCACCGCCTACTCGTCCTCTCCCGCATCGACCCCACCCCACCCGCAGCGTCCACACGCCCGCAAGACCCGCTCTGGCCCGAAGTGGCATCACTCGGGCAAGGCCGCACCACCCCTGAGCAGCACTGA
- a CDS encoding AAA family ATPase, producing MTAADGAVRPLCVLMAGLPGSGKTTLSRALTDRGFVRLCPDEEMFRRHGVYGVDFPRGTFPTLERPILEEISVELQAHLRAGDNVVVDHGFWTPDDRARWHGAATDAGAASVLVYLEASHEELWERVSRRNARHEADPNSIYFSESDLTRYRARFVAPQPDEPHLVYRGDAGPLLKALEEAAQGDLANPRTLGQEKPGFLPG from the coding sequence GTGACGGCCGCCGACGGGGCGGTCCGGCCGCTCTGCGTGCTGATGGCTGGACTGCCGGGCTCAGGGAAGACCACCCTGTCCCGCGCGCTGACGGACCGCGGCTTCGTCAGGCTCTGCCCTGATGAGGAGATGTTCCGTCGGCACGGCGTGTACGGCGTGGATTTCCCCCGAGGCACCTTCCCGACCCTTGAGCGCCCGATCCTCGAAGAGATCTCGGTAGAGCTTCAGGCGCACCTCCGCGCCGGGGACAACGTGGTGGTCGACCACGGCTTCTGGACCCCGGATGACCGCGCTCGGTGGCACGGTGCTGCGACGGATGCCGGCGCTGCCTCGGTGCTGGTGTACCTGGAGGCAAGTCACGAGGAGCTCTGGGAGCGCGTGAGTAGGCGGAACGCTAGGCACGAAGCGGATCCGAACTCGATCTACTTCTCCGAGAGCGATCTGACCCGCTACCGCGCGCGCTTCGTGGCGCCGCAGCCAGACGAGCCCCACCTCGTCTATCGGGGAGACGCTGGCCCCTTGTTGAAGGCGCTGGAAGAGGCTGCGCAGGGCGACCTCGCCAACCCGCGGACGCTGGGACAGGAGAAACCTGGTTTCCTGCCCGGCTAG
- a CDS encoding YbjN domain-containing protein → MADTAEIIESALTGAELSWESPEPGSYVVQLPGTRKLSTTCSLKVGRHSLSVNAFVIRHPDENEAGVHRWLLERNLKLYGMAYAVDRLGDIYLTARLPLSVVDPEELDRLLGTVLEAADGSFNTLLELGFASAIRREYEWRVARGEPTFNLDAFKHLTRPQGEPGRPGEPADGPGTPIG, encoded by the coding sequence ATGGCTGACACCGCCGAGATCATCGAGAGCGCGCTCACCGGCGCGGAGCTGAGCTGGGAGAGCCCCGAGCCGGGGTCCTACGTCGTCCAGCTCCCCGGCACCCGCAAGCTGAGCACCACCTGCTCGCTCAAGGTCGGCCGGCACTCCCTGTCGGTCAATGCCTTCGTGATCCGCCACCCCGACGAGAACGAGGCGGGCGTCCACCGCTGGCTGCTGGAGCGCAACCTCAAGCTGTACGGCATGGCGTACGCGGTGGACCGGCTCGGCGACATCTACCTGACGGCCCGGCTCCCGCTGTCGGTCGTCGACCCGGAGGAACTGGACCGGCTGCTCGGCACGGTCCTGGAAGCGGCGGACGGCTCCTTCAACACGCTGCTGGAGCTGGGCTTCGCGAGCGCGATCCGGCGCGAGTACGAATGGCGGGTCGCGCGCGGCGAGCCGACCTTCAACCTCGACGCGTTCAAGCACCTGACGCGCCCGCAGGGCGAACCGGGCCGACCGGGCGAACCGGCCGACGGTCCCGGCACTCCGATCGGCTGA
- a CDS encoding tyrosine-type recombinase/integrase — MAGHIQDRWFKTETNDNGKTVRTKTARHGTGMRYRARYFAPDGKQKSKSFEDGQKRLAEQWLSSIRADVARGQYIDPSAARTSFKEFAEKWLASQSGDPNTRASMTSQLKLHAFPRIGDRPLGSFQPSHIREFVTQLEASGMSGSYARVIFSNVRAVLSAAVEDGCLPRNPCNSRTVALPEMGARRVVPWQPERVFAMRGALVERFQPMVDVGAGCGLRQGEILGLSVEELDFDNGTLHVVHQLKQSLSVPVFAPPKGGKLRDVPLPEPVADALKAHMKLFPPVEITLPWMRAGGQPVTKRLIFTGPQGGHLWRTSVNEDHWKPALAKVGVIPAAKSREHASAREHGMHALRHFYASVLLDVGESIKAVSEYLGHSDPGLTLKVYAHLMPSSRDRAREALGRALRPDGPPR; from the coding sequence ATGGCTGGCCACATCCAAGACCGTTGGTTCAAGACAGAGACCAACGACAACGGCAAGACCGTCCGCACCAAGACGGCTCGCCACGGCACCGGCATGCGCTACAGGGCGCGCTACTTCGCACCTGACGGCAAGCAGAAGTCCAAGTCCTTCGAGGACGGGCAGAAGCGCCTGGCCGAGCAGTGGCTCAGCTCCATCCGCGCCGACGTGGCGCGCGGCCAGTACATCGACCCGAGCGCGGCCCGGACGTCCTTCAAGGAGTTCGCGGAAAAGTGGCTCGCGAGCCAGAGCGGCGACCCGAACACCCGAGCGTCGATGACGTCTCAGCTCAAGCTCCACGCCTTCCCACGCATCGGGGACCGTCCGCTGGGCTCCTTCCAGCCGAGCCACATCCGCGAGTTCGTGACGCAGCTCGAAGCCTCCGGCATGTCCGGCTCGTACGCCCGCGTCATCTTCTCCAATGTGCGCGCCGTCCTCAGCGCTGCCGTCGAGGATGGCTGCCTGCCCCGGAACCCCTGCAACTCGCGCACGGTGGCGCTCCCGGAGATGGGCGCGCGACGCGTGGTCCCCTGGCAGCCGGAACGGGTCTTCGCCATGCGAGGCGCCCTGGTCGAGCGGTTCCAACCCATGGTGGATGTGGGCGCCGGCTGCGGACTGCGGCAGGGCGAGATCCTGGGGCTGTCCGTGGAGGAACTCGACTTCGACAACGGGACGCTTCACGTCGTCCACCAGCTCAAGCAGAGCCTGAGCGTCCCCGTGTTCGCTCCGCCGAAGGGCGGCAAGCTACGCGACGTGCCGCTTCCCGAGCCCGTGGCGGACGCGCTCAAGGCGCACATGAAGCTCTTCCCGCCCGTGGAGATCACGCTGCCGTGGATGCGCGCCGGCGGCCAGCCCGTCACGAAGCGCCTGATCTTCACCGGCCCGCAGGGCGGGCACCTGTGGCGCACGTCGGTGAACGAGGACCACTGGAAGCCCGCGCTCGCCAAGGTCGGGGTCATCCCCGCAGCTAAGAGCCGTGAGCACGCCTCCGCGCGGGAGCACGGCATGCACGCGCTGAGGCACTTCTACGCGTCCGTGCTGCTGGACGTGGGAGAAAGCATCAAGGCCGTGAGCGAGTACCTGGGGCACTCGGATCCCGGGCTCACCCTGAAGGTCTACGCCCACCTGATGCCGAGCAGCCGGGATCGCGCTCGCGAGGCTCTCGGCAGGGCTCTGCGGCCGGACGGTCCCCCACGCTGA
- a CDS encoding phosphoglyceromutase, which translates to MADAPYKLILLRHGESDWNAKNLFTGWVDVNLTEKGEKEAVRGGELLKDAGLLPDVLHTSLQKRAIRTAQLALEAADRHWIPVHRSWRLNERHYGALQGKDKAQTLAEFGEEQFMLWRRSYDTPPPVLEDGTEFSQSADPRYASIPNELRPRTECLKDVVERMLPYWYDGIVPDLLAGRTVLVAAHGNSLRGLVKHLDGISDADITGLNIPTGIPLVYELDADFKPLNPGGTYLDPDAAAAAIEAVKNQGKKK; encoded by the coding sequence ATGGCCGACGCACCGTACAAGCTGATCCTCCTCCGCCACGGCGAGAGCGACTGGAACGCGAAGAACCTGTTCACCGGCTGGGTGGACGTCAACCTCACCGAGAAGGGCGAGAAGGAGGCGGTCCGGGGCGGTGAGCTGCTCAAGGACGCCGGCCTGCTGCCCGACGTGCTGCACACCTCCCTCCAGAAGCGCGCCATCCGCACGGCGCAGCTCGCGCTGGAGGCCGCCGACCGCCACTGGATTCCGGTGCACCGTTCCTGGCGCCTGAACGAGCGCCACTACGGTGCGCTCCAGGGCAAGGACAAGGCGCAGACCCTCGCCGAGTTCGGCGAGGAGCAGTTCATGCTGTGGCGCCGCTCGTACGACACCCCGCCGCCGGTCCTCGAGGACGGCACGGAGTTCTCGCAGTCCGCGGACCCGCGCTACGCGTCGATCCCGAACGAGCTGCGCCCGCGCACGGAGTGCCTCAAGGACGTTGTCGAGCGCATGCTGCCGTACTGGTACGACGGCATCGTCCCGGACCTGCTGGCCGGCCGCACGGTCCTGGTCGCTGCGCACGGCAACTCCCTGCGCGGTCTGGTCAAGCACCTCGACGGCATCTCCGACGCCGACATCACGGGCCTGAACATCCCGACCGGCATCCCGCTCGTCTACGAACTGGACGCCGACTTCAAGCCCCTGAACCCGGGCGGCACCTACCTCGACCCGGACGCCGCGGCGGCCGCCATCGAGGCCGTCAAGAACCAGGGCAAGAAGAAGTAG
- a CDS encoding DUF4396 domain-containing protein has product MSGTTAEALMYAWFALALLSTGYVAHDAFTKNPELTVMKWGWVLVTLYIGPVGAALYVLSCKEPRPGTHERFVAPLWKQALGSTIHCVAGDATGIMVAAVVASLLGLPPWADALFEYAVGFGFGLLVFQALFMRDMLGGSYVRAVRSTVYAEWLSMNCVMGAMVAVNVIVRSQVPGARDAGDVRFWATFSLAVLAGLAFAYPVNVWLVANHLKHGMGTVRALGEGGEPLPAAAAHADASGMAVPEAEVTAEQKTAMAVLTVLFLAAGVLLAAIFGHLS; this is encoded by the coding sequence ATGAGCGGGACCACAGCCGAAGCACTCATGTACGCCTGGTTCGCCCTGGCCCTCCTGTCCACCGGCTACGTCGCCCACGACGCGTTCACCAAGAACCCCGAACTCACGGTGATGAAGTGGGGCTGGGTGCTGGTGACCCTCTACATCGGCCCGGTCGGCGCCGCGCTCTACGTGCTGTCCTGCAAGGAGCCGCGGCCGGGGACCCACGAGCGGTTCGTGGCGCCGCTGTGGAAGCAGGCGCTCGGCTCGACCATCCACTGCGTGGCCGGAGACGCGACCGGCATCATGGTCGCGGCCGTCGTCGCCTCGCTGCTCGGCCTCCCGCCGTGGGCCGACGCCCTGTTCGAGTACGCGGTGGGCTTCGGCTTCGGGCTGCTGGTCTTCCAGGCCCTGTTCATGCGCGACATGCTCGGCGGCAGCTACGTGCGGGCCGTCCGCTCGACGGTGTACGCGGAGTGGCTCTCGATGAACTGCGTGATGGGCGCCATGGTTGCGGTGAACGTGATCGTGCGCAGCCAGGTGCCGGGGGCGCGGGACGCCGGCGACGTGCGCTTCTGGGCGACGTTCTCGCTGGCGGTGCTGGCCGGCCTGGCCTTCGCGTACCCGGTCAACGTGTGGCTGGTCGCCAACCACCTCAAGCACGGGATGGGGACGGTACGGGCGCTGGGGGAGGGTGGCGAGCCGCTCCCGGCCGCCGCCGCCCACGCGGACGCCTCCGGCATGGCCGTGCCGGAGGCGGAGGTGACGGCGGAGCAGAAGACGGCCATGGCGGTGCTGACGGTCCTCTTCCTCGCGGCCGGGGTCCTGCTGGCCGCGATCTTCGGCCACCTGTCCTGA